The following are encoded in a window of Eriocheir sinensis breed Jianghai 21 chromosome 35, ASM2467909v1, whole genome shotgun sequence genomic DNA:
- the LOC127007309 gene encoding protein ARV1-like, protein MAAAATSRRPVCLSCLTHTKSLFKKSDGDFIKLLDCPSCGQTVDHYVECEKSIIFMDMLLQDIAVYRHILFNADNFAPQFYMKLAVSLLLSEGYIRWTNITHNLGPEAGIKDNEVYLYIMCFLTAVEIGIFGAVIILYSGIKFHHKIQLRPLYNGLLLGQYGRLANVAAIIWYQGSGLIFQAFVLVFVIISSIQSTRAALNIGRCESSLLVITATLISVSSSYILQPLLINMYESF, encoded by the exons ATGGCTGCGGCGGCCACGAGTCGGCGGCCTGTGTGCCTCTCCTGCCTCACACACACCAAGTCACTCTTCAAGAAGAGTGATGGAGACTTCATTAAGCTTCTGGACTGT CCTTCCTGCGGCCAGACGGTGGACCACTATGTGGAGTGTGAGAAAAGCATCATCTTCATGGACATGCTGCTCCAGGACATTGCCGTCTACCGTCACATCTTATTTAATGCTGACAACTTT GCTCCTCAGTTCTATATGAAGCTTGCAGTGTCCCTTTTGCTGAGTGAAGGCTACATTCGGTGGACCAACATAACCCACAACCTCGGCCCAGAAGCAGGAATCAAGGACAATGAAGTCTATTTGTATATCATGTGCTTTTTGACAGCTGTTG AAATCGGCATCTTTGGAGCAGTAATTATATTGTACTCCGGAATAAAGTTTCATCACAA AATTCAGCTAAGACCACTGTATAATGGGCTGCTGCTTGGTCAGTATGGAAGGTTAGCCAATGTGGCAGCCATCATCTGGTACCAAGGCTCTGGCCTTATATTCCAGGCCTTTGTgctggtctttgtcatcatatccAGTATACAAAGTACACGAG CTGCTTTGAACATTGGGAGATGTGAAAGCAGCCTCTTGGTCATCACAGCCACCCTCATCAGTGTGTCTTCCTCATACATTCTCCAGCCACTCCTTATCAACATGTATGAATCTTTTTAA
- the LOC127007311 gene encoding ATP synthase subunit g, mitochondrial-like — protein sequence MSKLVAKIPVMAKAAVDSATPKFNTFLRYARVELVPPTPAEFGGVTQGFNNIVKSAKTGAWKNMPVKDAWRNTLVTAEVLCWFFVGECIGKGTLVGYQV from the exons ATGAGCAAGCTCGTCGCCAAAATCCCCGTGATGGCCAAAG CGGCTGTGGACTCCGCCACACCAAAATTCAACACTTTCCTGCGGTACGCCAGGGTAGAGCTGGTGCCACCCACTCCTGCTGAGTTTGGTGGTGTTACTCAGGGCTTCAACAACATCGTCAAGAGTGCGAAGACTGGTGCCTGGAAGAACATGCCTGTCAAG GATGCCTGGCGCAACACCCTTGTAACTGCTGAGGTCCTGTGTTGGTTCTTCGTTGGCGAGTGCATCGGCAAGGGAACATTGGTTGGTTACCAAGTCTAG